The Paenibacillus uliginis N3/975 genome has a window encoding:
- a CDS encoding Dabb family protein, with protein sequence MIKHIVFFKLKEPTTDNIERTVQVLRDMQGKIPQLRSLEVGSDIIRSERSYDLALITEVDSLEDLQAYNVHPVHQEVIRYISEVKESSISVDFEI encoded by the coding sequence ATGATTAAACATATCGTATTTTTCAAATTGAAAGAGCCGACAACGGACAACATCGAACGGACCGTTCAGGTGCTGAGAGATATGCAGGGTAAGATCCCCCAGCTCCGCTCTCTTGAGGTAGGAAGTGATATCATCCGCTCGGAGCGGTCGTATGATCTGGCTTTGATCACGGAGGTGGATTCACTTGAAGATTTACAGGCGTATAATGTGCATCCTGTACACCAGGAAGTCATTCGTTATATCAGCGAAGTAAAAGAATCCTCGATTAGTGTGGATTTCGAAATATAA
- a CDS encoding YtxH domain-containing protein, whose amino-acid sequence MKEKSKGLLWGALIGSIAGSVTALLLAPKSGRELRQDIADGARQVGGKVQEVAGKVGEQGINLIGVVTDRAEGVISDIQTWRNKKEGWVANEEGTVQVSSFNDDDVIIKDEEEV is encoded by the coding sequence ATGAAAGAGAAGAGCAAGGGTCTTTTGTGGGGAGCTTTGATCGGAAGTATTGCCGGCTCTGTGACTGCACTTCTTTTGGCACCAAAATCCGGCAGAGAATTGCGTCAGGATATTGCGGACGGCGCTCGCCAGGTCGGAGGTAAGGTTCAGGAGGTTGCCGGAAAAGTAGGCGAACAGGGAATCAATCTGATTGGCGTGGTAACAGATCGGGCTGAAGGCGTAATCTCTGACATTCAGACATGGCGGAACAAAAAAGAAGGCTGGGTCGCTAATGAAGAGGGAACTGTCCAGGTATCATCTTTTAACGATGACGATGTGATTATTAAGGATGAAGAAGAAGTGTAG
- a CDS encoding NAD(P)/FAD-dependent oxidoreductase, with protein sequence MSKYDVIVVGAGPAGIFACYELTLKSPHSKVLLVDKGHNIYRRSCPILEEKIQLCPPAAGRKEFAGCMPACSITAGFGGAGAYSDGKFNITTEFGGWMTDYLPGSKVLELIKYVDDINLKHGATTAVTDPTTTAIKDIEQRGYAAGLKLLRAQVRHLGTEQNLEILQSIYEYLTSRIDMVFRAEVEDLNTVKEDGGHRITGISMKGGEIHEADLVMVAPGRDGSAWLSSVLKKRRLKMHNNQVDVGVRVETSDIVMREINEHLYEGKFIYNTSVGTRVRTFCSNPSGHVVVENHSGVMAANGHSYKDPALGSSNTNFALLVSHKFTEPFDKPNEYAREVCKRANDLSSGGVIVQKYGDVLRGRRSTEGRIREGFLEPTLKEAVPGDLGLVLPYNTMKSLVEMVEALDKVTPGIASEHTLFYGVEAKFYSARPKLKETFETEIKGLYCGGDGAGITRGLAQAGAAGIWIARNMIERMGQA encoded by the coding sequence ATGAGTAAATATGATGTGATTGTCGTTGGAGCGGGTCCGGCCGGTATTTTCGCGTGTTATGAATTGACGTTGAAGTCACCACACAGCAAGGTATTGCTGGTAGACAAGGGACATAATATTTACCGGAGAAGCTGTCCGATTCTGGAGGAGAAAATTCAATTGTGCCCGCCTGCTGCGGGGAGAAAGGAATTCGCCGGATGTATGCCTGCTTGCTCCATAACGGCCGGATTTGGCGGGGCTGGGGCTTACAGTGATGGGAAGTTTAACATTACTACGGAGTTCGGCGGTTGGATGACGGACTATTTACCTGGATCCAAAGTACTTGAATTGATTAAATATGTGGATGATATTAACCTGAAACATGGGGCTACTACAGCTGTAACCGATCCGACCACGACAGCTATTAAGGATATAGAGCAGCGCGGTTATGCGGCTGGACTCAAGTTGCTACGTGCTCAGGTACGGCATCTGGGAACGGAGCAGAATCTGGAGATTTTGCAATCCATTTATGAATATTTAACGTCACGAATTGATATGGTCTTCCGGGCTGAAGTGGAAGATTTGAATACCGTTAAGGAGGACGGCGGACACCGAATTACCGGTATTTCCATGAAAGGTGGAGAAATTCATGAAGCCGATCTGGTCATGGTGGCTCCCGGGCGTGACGGATCTGCATGGCTGAGCAGTGTGCTGAAAAAGCGAAGGCTCAAAATGCATAACAATCAGGTAGATGTCGGTGTCCGGGTAGAGACCTCTGATATCGTGATGAGAGAAATTAACGAACATCTGTATGAAGGCAAGTTCATTTACAATACCTCGGTTGGAACCCGTGTGCGTACGTTCTGTAGTAATCCGTCCGGTCATGTGGTGGTGGAGAATCATAGCGGTGTTATGGCTGCTAATGGGCATTCTTATAAAGATCCGGCACTTGGATCATCCAATACGAATTTTGCACTGCTCGTTTCGCATAAATTTACGGAGCCGTTTGATAAACCGAACGAATATGCACGCGAAGTATGCAAACGGGCGAATGATCTGTCAAGCGGGGGTGTTATCGTGCAAAAATATGGCGATGTGCTTAGGGGCCGCAGATCTACGGAAGGCAGAATCCGTGAAGGATTTTTGGAGCCGACTTTAAAAGAGGCTGTTCCAGGAGATTTGGGTCTTGTGCTTCCGTACAATACGATGAAGAGTCTGGTGGAAATGGTTGAGGCTCTGGATAAGGTTACTCCAGGTATCGCCTCTGAGCATACGCTTTTTTACGGGGTGGAAGCGAAGTTTTATTCAGCCCGTCCCAAGCTGAAGGAGACGTTTGAGACTGAGATCAAGGGACTGTATTGCGGCGGAGATGGCGCTGGAATAACCCGTGGTCTGGCTCAGGCTGGAGCAGCGGGAATATGGATCGCACGAAACATGATAGAACGGATGGGGCAGGCGTAA
- a CDS encoding DUF1450 domain-containing protein: MANDIRVCEKCKTTSLKTIIPKLKKLAPDADIKVGCKSYCGPCKKRAFVYVNGRYISAPTEDEVLEKVKPFIK; this comes from the coding sequence ATGGCAAATGATATTCGCGTATGTGAAAAATGCAAGACTACTTCACTTAAGACTATTATTCCTAAGTTGAAAAAGCTGGCGCCCGATGCCGACATTAAAGTGGGTTGTAAATCGTACTGTGGGCCCTGCAAGAAACGTGCTTTTGTTTATGTGAACGGTCGTTACATCAGTGCTCCGACAGAGGATGAAGTGCTGGAGAAAGTAAAGCCCTTTATCAAGTAG
- a CDS encoding iron-sulfur cluster assembly accessory protein, with protein sequence MNCKITRNAAKVIKRELDKEENQDKKLRVVITHAHGDHAHYGLDLDTPKESDEVVSTDKEIDVILESGQELLDGVKIDYLYLPQEGFVITNPSKGNHGDH encoded by the coding sequence ATGAACTGCAAAATTACCCGCAATGCGGCTAAAGTGATAAAGAGAGAATTGGACAAGGAAGAAAATCAAGACAAAAAACTCCGTGTTGTTATTACACACGCCCATGGTGATCATGCTCATTACGGGCTTGACTTGGATACGCCGAAGGAAAGCGACGAGGTAGTATCAACCGATAAAGAAATCGATGTAATTCTGGAGTCCGGGCAGGAACTCCTTGATGGCGTCAAGATCGATTATTTATACCTCCCACAAGAAGGGTTCGTTATAACCAATCCGTCCAAGGGAAATCACGGCGACCACTAG
- a CDS encoding stalk domain-containing protein translates to MGEKYSNALSRPLKMLTVLALTAALSGSFIGTVQADRSPWEYEAASMTKYGPPTSVYFDNLNIYVGRQPINHKGTVMVQAEPLLKSLGYQVTWDVTEKKLTAEQAGKVSLTFWAQRTEAEIDGQSVHTLPAAPFVHEDQLWIPLRFTAQSCGLAVTWTAKGSFVSVRDPNAQIHLRVGTQADNENTGQPSALIQYMKENWETNVQINLTSPKDFSNKTKVKIAAGDMDSLMLLGDAYEFRDDLLESIALDLSESLQSYPSLKELTDASNIAVRKIGGKVYGIPRPSDLNDAPFPALRQDWIDTLGSKQPVTMDEMFNLLKQFVNKDPDGNGKGNTIGMYGYVNANNLGSLAWVEHTFTGSPERFSISESGTVVDHALSKGQRQALEWLTRAYAQGLINKDFATIDPETAMEGVKKKNVGLAVLKFDEAAKLTLDKQGSWTPLSGLKASSNAPEIAPWNSAGGGMYIVSRMAKVDAVKVLEWLDRGIEMSETGKWAEIEGLKEGDRSAIQNLFGRNDLLKSNALLNDLAPETQKLYKEAATRWHNISYKGQTLPEANLLWSQGQHTEFIHKLNDMKIKVIMGKVSLSEWDEYVKKMASSEDYKTMIRDFNKLIHSK, encoded by the coding sequence ATGGGTGAGAAATATTCAAATGCGCTGTCCAGACCTTTAAAAATGTTAACAGTTCTCGCGCTCACCGCTGCGCTATCCGGAAGTTTCATCGGGACGGTCCAGGCCGATCGCTCTCCATGGGAATATGAAGCAGCCAGTATGACTAAATACGGCCCCCCTACATCTGTGTATTTTGACAATCTCAATATTTATGTGGGCAGGCAGCCAATAAACCATAAAGGAACGGTCATGGTTCAAGCGGAACCGCTGCTAAAAAGTCTTGGGTATCAAGTTACATGGGATGTTACAGAGAAGAAACTTACCGCTGAGCAAGCCGGAAAGGTTTCCCTTACATTTTGGGCGCAGCGTACTGAGGCGGAAATAGATGGCCAGTCCGTTCACACTCTCCCCGCGGCACCATTTGTGCACGAGGACCAGCTTTGGATTCCTCTCCGTTTTACTGCGCAGAGCTGTGGATTAGCGGTAACCTGGACTGCAAAAGGGTCTTTTGTTTCAGTCCGTGATCCCAATGCCCAGATTCATTTACGTGTCGGAACACAGGCAGATAATGAGAATACCGGGCAGCCCTCCGCCCTTATTCAATACATGAAAGAAAACTGGGAAACCAATGTTCAAATTAACCTCACAAGCCCCAAAGACTTCTCCAACAAAACTAAAGTTAAAATTGCGGCAGGGGACATGGATTCATTAATGCTGCTTGGCGACGCCTATGAATTTCGAGATGATCTGCTGGAGTCGATAGCTCTGGATCTAAGTGAAAGCCTTCAGTCCTATCCATCCTTAAAAGAGCTTACTGATGCTTCCAATATAGCCGTGCGTAAAATCGGCGGAAAAGTGTATGGTATCCCAAGACCCTCTGATCTTAATGATGCCCCCTTCCCTGCTCTGCGCCAAGACTGGATAGATACACTGGGAAGCAAACAGCCCGTAACAATGGACGAAATGTTTAACTTACTGAAACAATTTGTGAATAAAGATCCCGATGGGAATGGCAAAGGCAACACAATTGGCATGTACGGATATGTGAACGCTAATAATCTGGGCTCCCTCGCATGGGTAGAGCATACGTTTACTGGAAGTCCGGAACGGTTCAGCATTTCAGAATCGGGTACCGTCGTAGATCATGCGTTAAGCAAAGGCCAGCGACAAGCCTTGGAATGGCTGACCCGTGCGTATGCCCAAGGACTTATAAACAAAGATTTTGCCACGATTGATCCCGAGACGGCTATGGAAGGAGTTAAGAAAAAAAATGTCGGCCTTGCAGTGCTGAAATTCGATGAGGCTGCCAAACTAACCCTGGACAAACAAGGTAGCTGGACACCGCTATCAGGACTGAAGGCTAGTAGCAATGCACCGGAGATTGCTCCTTGGAATTCTGCAGGCGGCGGTATGTACATCGTATCAAGGATGGCGAAAGTGGACGCCGTAAAGGTGCTGGAATGGCTGGACCGAGGAATTGAGATGTCGGAAACCGGCAAATGGGCGGAAATTGAGGGATTGAAAGAAGGAGACCGCTCCGCCATTCAAAATCTGTTCGGCCGTAACGACCTACTGAAATCCAACGCTCTGCTGAATGACCTTGCCCCTGAAACACAGAAATTGTATAAAGAAGCAGCCACTCGCTGGCATAATATCTCCTATAAAGGCCAAACACTGCCCGAAGCCAACCTATTGTGGAGCCAGGGTCAGCACACCGAGTTCATTCACAAACTGAACGACATGAAAATTAAAGTCATTATGGGGAAAGTTTCATTGAGTGAATGGGACGAATACGTTAAGAAAATGGCGAGTAGTGAAGATTATAAGACCATGATCAGAGACTTCAACAAGCTGATTCATTCAAAGTAA
- a CDS encoding DUF86 domain-containing protein translates to MYYVNQEQIERRLNAIPEIASGLRQAVESWDGGLIFGLVQERALHLAIEVVTDVGSYLIDGFIMRDASSYEDIMDITHEEKVMTSEVHTVLLELVRLRKPLVQEYYDWERHTLHPLSSVLPDVLEQFAVNVRDYLKQEL, encoded by the coding sequence GTGTATTATGTTAACCAGGAACAAATTGAACGGCGTCTAAACGCCATTCCCGAAATTGCCAGTGGGCTGCGACAGGCGGTTGAATCTTGGGACGGGGGTCTCATATTCGGATTAGTCCAGGAGCGGGCTCTTCATTTGGCGATTGAAGTTGTGACAGATGTAGGCAGTTATCTGATCGATGGCTTTATTATGAGGGATGCTAGTAGCTACGAGGACATTATGGATATTACTCATGAAGAAAAAGTGATGACAAGTGAGGTCCATACTGTGCTGCTCGAACTGGTACGGCTGCGTAAACCGCTCGTTCAGGAATATTATGATTGGGAACGCCACACCCTTCACCCGCTGTCATCCGTTCTTCCTGATGTACTGGAGCAGTTTGCAGTGAATGTGCGTGATTATCTCAAGCAGGAACTTTAA
- a CDS encoding nitric oxide synthase oxygenase, with protein MLGRLELQEAAEQFIFRCYEELNRTPEEAEERIDNIRNEIERTGTYEHTLQELEHGAKMAWRNSNRCIGRLFWDKLRVIDARNCRATEDSASQLLHHINSATNGGKVIPTITVFGPSTPGQDTIRIWNHQLIRYAGYETPEGITGDPASISFTQQCQQLGWSGAGTEYDILPLVIQRGEDTPKWYRIPEEAVLEVQLEHPDIPSFSSLGLRWYAVPIISDMSLEVGGITYPSAPFNGWYMGTEIGARNLADTDRYNKLPLLAGLMGLNVSSETTLWRDRALVELNYAVLYSYKKAGISIVDHHTAAAQFRTFEEREDRAGREVTGDWTWLIPPVSPATTHIFHKSYKDEIQSPSFQYTKTPY; from the coding sequence ATGCTTGGCAGATTGGAATTACAAGAAGCCGCTGAACAATTCATCTTTCGCTGTTACGAAGAGCTGAACCGGACACCCGAAGAGGCGGAAGAAAGAATCGACAATATCCGGAACGAAATCGAACGAACCGGTACATATGAACATACTCTTCAAGAACTAGAACACGGTGCGAAAATGGCTTGGCGAAACAGCAATCGATGTATCGGAAGATTGTTCTGGGACAAACTCCGCGTCATAGATGCCCGCAATTGCAGGGCAACTGAGGATTCAGCATCCCAGCTTCTTCATCATATTAACAGCGCCACTAACGGTGGAAAAGTCATACCCACAATTACCGTATTCGGTCCTTCAACTCCGGGACAGGACACGATCCGGATCTGGAACCATCAGCTTATCCGCTATGCGGGCTACGAAACACCCGAAGGAATCACCGGAGATCCGGCCTCCATTTCATTTACACAACAATGTCAGCAGCTCGGCTGGTCCGGTGCTGGAACTGAATATGACATCCTGCCCCTTGTCATTCAGAGAGGGGAAGATACACCAAAATGGTATCGCATTCCCGAGGAAGCCGTCCTGGAAGTTCAGTTAGAGCATCCTGATATTCCTTCATTCTCCTCTCTCGGACTGCGGTGGTATGCCGTGCCCATCATTTCGGACATGTCTTTGGAAGTTGGCGGGATTACCTACCCTTCGGCACCTTTTAACGGATGGTACATGGGAACGGAGATCGGGGCGCGCAACTTAGCGGATACTGATCGCTATAACAAGTTGCCCCTTCTGGCCGGGCTTATGGGATTGAATGTTAGCAGCGAAACAACACTGTGGCGTGACCGGGCGTTAGTCGAGCTGAATTATGCCGTTCTCTATTCCTACAAAAAGGCCGGCATCAGCATCGTTGACCATCATACCGCTGCGGCGCAGTTCCGTACCTTTGAGGAACGGGAGGACAGAGCAGGGCGTGAAGTTACGGGAGACTGGACATGGCTCATTCCCCCGGTATCTCCGGCAACTACCCATATTTTTCACAAATCATATAAAGATGAAATTCAAAGCCCTTCCTTTCAATATACGAAAACACCTTATTGA
- a CDS encoding M14 family metallopeptidase, with protein MRQYIVQKGDTLLRIAAKYGLAREQLITANPWAGQQPYLLPGQMMFLPASLRRRYVIQEGDSPESIACTFHFQPETLEDMNPGMSIYTFPIGKTIVLPPSKPRHRIRLSGEYGPRDLAVDLDVLTAQYPKIECSTIGVSVMGKPLYAVKIGVGQRHLHVNASLHANEWITTPCLLRFLENYASALTEGYHIDGYDPDKWYQNYTLWLVPMANPDGVELVQEGVLPDHKYYDQLLHWNGERDDFRRWKANIHGVDLGDQFPAHWEEEIERRGKTAPCPQDYAGTAPLCEPEAEALARHTLQISPVRALSLHSQGQEIYWNYRGYEPPESERWAVTLGKASSYRPVKLQGSDAGYKDWFIQHFRRPGFTVEIGRGINPLPVEDFEDLCVEVGSIMTAFMSLD; from the coding sequence ATGCGGCAGTATATCGTGCAAAAAGGGGATACACTTCTAAGGATTGCGGCGAAATATGGCTTGGCTAGGGAACAGCTTATTACTGCTAATCCATGGGCTGGACAGCAGCCTTATCTGCTGCCGGGTCAAATGATGTTTCTTCCGGCGTCATTACGCCGAAGATACGTAATACAGGAAGGAGACAGTCCGGAAAGTATTGCCTGTACATTTCATTTCCAGCCAGAAACGCTGGAGGACATGAACCCCGGGATGTCGATTTATACTTTTCCCATCGGTAAAACGATCGTTCTTCCGCCTTCGAAGCCGAGACATAGGATCAGGTTGTCCGGTGAATATGGACCCCGGGATTTGGCGGTGGATTTGGATGTGCTGACGGCACAATATCCCAAGATCGAATGCAGCACAATTGGAGTTAGTGTTATGGGTAAACCGCTGTATGCGGTCAAAATAGGCGTCGGTCAAAGGCATCTTCATGTGAATGCGTCTTTACATGCGAATGAATGGATCACTACTCCATGTCTTCTTAGGTTTCTGGAAAATTACGCATCGGCCCTAACAGAAGGTTACCATATTGATGGCTATGATCCGGACAAATGGTATCAGAACTATACGCTGTGGCTTGTTCCTATGGCTAACCCGGATGGCGTTGAGCTTGTCCAGGAGGGAGTTTTGCCGGATCATAAGTATTACGATCAGTTATTGCACTGGAACGGTGAAAGGGACGATTTCCGCCGGTGGAAAGCAAACATTCATGGCGTGGACCTGGGTGACCAGTTTCCTGCTCATTGGGAGGAAGAGATAGAGAGACGGGGCAAGACAGCTCCCTGCCCGCAGGATTATGCAGGAACAGCCCCGCTGTGTGAGCCCGAAGCGGAGGCTTTAGCCCGGCACACGCTCCAAATTTCTCCTGTTCGTGCCTTATCACTCCACAGCCAAGGTCAAGAAATATACTGGAATTACCGGGGATATGAGCCGCCAGAAAGTGAGAGATGGGCAGTTACATTAGGTAAGGCTAGCAGCTATCGTCCGGTCAAGCTGCAGGGAAGTGATGCGGGATATAAAGACTGGTTTATACAGCATTTTCGCCGGCCGGGATTCACGGTTGAAATCGGACGGGGAATTAACCCTCTTCCAGTAGAGGACTTCGAGGACTTGTGTGTCGAGGTGGGTTCAATAATGACTGCTTTCATGTCGTTGGATTGA
- the racE gene encoding glutamate racemase produces MQQAIAILDSGVGGLTVVKEVMRQLPREKIIYFGDTARAPYGPRTKEQVRLFTEQIVDYLLQYDPKMIVIACNTATAAALDYISAKVSVPVIGVIHPGARAAISATKTGHVGVIGTVGTINSGAYTAALKQLSPYVEVESQACPALVPLVEHGLFRSSDSFKVVQDSLYGIQQSTIDCLILGCTHYPFLVDTIQKVMGPGVKLISSADETAREISTILYDKGQLSSGEDMPIHQFFCSGDAEMFQSIATEWLGEQIKRTPVVWQITKF; encoded by the coding sequence GTGCAGCAAGCAATCGCAATACTAGACTCGGGTGTAGGTGGGCTGACTGTTGTTAAAGAAGTGATGAGACAGCTCCCAAGAGAGAAAATTATTTACTTCGGAGATACTGCCCGTGCACCCTACGGACCCCGTACCAAGGAACAAGTCCGTTTATTTACGGAACAAATCGTAGATTACTTACTTCAATATGATCCCAAAATGATTGTCATCGCGTGCAACACGGCAACTGCAGCGGCGCTTGATTATATCTCAGCAAAAGTGTCTGTTCCGGTGATTGGCGTTATTCATCCGGGAGCCCGCGCGGCGATCAGTGCAACGAAGACCGGGCATGTCGGTGTAATCGGTACGGTAGGAACGATAAACAGCGGTGCTTACACGGCGGCGCTTAAACAGCTGTCACCTTATGTGGAGGTAGAAAGCCAAGCATGCCCCGCGTTAGTACCACTCGTTGAACACGGCTTGTTCCGATCCTCTGACTCGTTTAAGGTCGTACAGGATTCTCTTTACGGCATTCAACAATCAACGATAGACTGCCTGATTCTCGGTTGCACCCATTATCCATTCCTAGTGGATACGATACAGAAGGTCATGGGGCCAGGAGTGAAACTGATTAGCTCCGCAGATGAAACGGCCCGGGAGATCAGCACGATTTTGTATGACAAAGGCCAACTTTCCAGCGGTGAAGATATGCCGATTCATCAGTTTTTTTGCTCAGGTGACGCCGAGATGTTCCAGAGCATCGCAACAGAGTGGCTGGGAGAACAAATAAAGCGGACTCCTGTCGTATGGCAGATTACTAAGTTCTAA
- a CDS encoding DUF948 domain-containing protein codes for MAEWSALAVAVGILLIAAATIGIMLPVRRMLLRTEAVLGKLEGECTQLSREASRVLERASVSLDSIQRQLAAGESIAISISEAASVVVKTANAVHSVSKRASLAAVEHMERARLENERCIGEVFRWFDAGMTLWYTWNRRTSKSGDGHAD; via the coding sequence ATGGCGGAATGGAGCGCCTTGGCTGTTGCTGTAGGCATCTTGTTAATTGCTGCCGCGACTATAGGTATTATGCTGCCGGTCAGAAGAATGCTGCTTCGCACTGAGGCAGTGCTTGGAAAGCTGGAAGGCGAATGCACACAGCTGTCGAGGGAAGCCTCAAGGGTGCTGGAGCGGGCCTCGGTATCTTTGGATAGCATCCAGCGTCAGTTGGCGGCAGGTGAATCCATAGCGATATCCATTAGCGAGGCAGCCTCTGTTGTAGTGAAAACTGCCAATGCTGTGCATTCGGTCAGCAAGCGGGCATCGCTGGCTGCAGTCGAGCATATGGAACGGGCCCGTCTGGAGAACGAACGCTGCATCGGTGAAGTATTTCGTTGGTTCGATGCAGGTATGACACTCTGGTACACGTGGAACCGCCGCACTTCCAAGTCAGGTGACGGGCATGCCGATTAG